One genomic window of Prochlorococcus marinus str. NATL2A includes the following:
- a CDS encoding NAD(P)H-quinone oxidoreductase subunit M — protein sequence MSNTILKCTTRHVRIFTAVVENNDLIFDNGHLTLDIDPDNEFSWSDQSIKKVQDYFRELVDFQADNELSDYSLRKIGSLLEDFIRKLLKDGELSYNPNSRVMNYSMGLPRTQELL from the coding sequence ATGAGCAATACTATTCTCAAATGCACAACAAGACATGTAAGAATATTTACTGCAGTTGTAGAAAATAATGATTTAATTTTTGATAATGGGCATCTGACTTTAGATATTGACCCAGATAATGAATTTTCTTGGAGCGATCAATCTATAAAAAAGGTGCAAGATTATTTTCGTGAACTAGTGGATTTTCAAGCCGATAATGAATTAAGTGATTACAGCTTGAGAAAAATAGGATCCCTGCTTGAGGATTTTATTAGAAAGTTGCTTAAAGATGGAGAGCTCAGTTATAACCCAAATAGTAGGGTGATGAACTATTCCATGGGATTACCTCGAACTCAAGAATTATTATGA
- the tsaB gene encoding tRNA (adenosine(37)-N6)-threonylcarbamoyltransferase complex dimerization subunit type 1 TsaB — MEQASSWGRNSKITIIINQLTNFHNSKSKFLLALHSSSQSFGIAIKDTENSEKIIRSEVFNIGRSLSNKLFSCIETMLPRKFWKQIIRISVAKGPGSFTSTRLTISMARTIAQQIDCSLDSMSSFHLMAPRLYKDLNKNQILNSFWIKDLLPRRGIVAGKYQLVKIHKGSNFHEFNEIISPQLTSNEKILNPSIEASNNIEKDIISLINFSQYCHDSNLSSDWRKTLPIYPTSPIDNK; from the coding sequence ATGGAGCAGGCTTCGTCCTGGGGAAGAAATTCCAAAATAACAATAATAATAAATCAGTTGACAAATTTCCATAACTCAAAATCAAAATTTTTATTAGCACTACATAGCTCCTCACAATCCTTCGGAATTGCCATTAAGGATACTGAAAATTCAGAAAAAATAATAAGAAGCGAAGTATTTAATATTGGGCGATCATTATCGAACAAATTATTTAGTTGTATTGAAACAATGCTGCCTAGAAAGTTTTGGAAGCAAATAATCCGCATTTCAGTAGCAAAAGGCCCTGGAAGTTTTACCAGTACAAGACTAACAATCTCAATGGCTAGAACAATTGCTCAGCAAATTGATTGTTCATTAGATTCCATGAGTTCATTTCATTTAATGGCTCCAAGACTTTACAAAGATCTTAATAAAAATCAAATCTTGAATTCATTTTGGATAAAAGATCTTTTGCCACGAAGAGGAATTGTCGCTGGCAAGTATCAACTAGTTAAAATTCACAAAGGGTCAAATTTCCATGAGTTTAATGAAATAATTTCTCCACAGTTAACAAGTAATGAAAAAATTTTGAATCCCTCTATCGAGGCTTCTAATAATATCGAAAAAGATATCATCTCACTTATCAATTTTTCTCAATATTGTCATGATTCAAATTTGTCATCTGATTGGAGAAAAACATTGCCCATCTACCCAACTTCACCAATTGACAATAAATAA
- a CDS encoding NnrU family protein, whose product MTLSDTHGSSFVMILLLFCFAVIHSGGAALRVKAESVIGARAWRLIFAFASIPSAVILVGYFIAHRYDGFRFWNLQGVSELIPLIWILSAISFLFLYPATYNLLEIPAVLKPKVRIYATGIIRVTRHPQAIGQIIWCFAHLLWIGTSFTLVTCLGLIAHHLFAIWHGDRRLSLKFGQEFEDVKKRTSVVPFLAVLDGRQKLQIKEFLRPSQMGILIAVFFFWWSHKFISVGAQRFLSFDLTELLARIA is encoded by the coding sequence ATGACACTTTCAGATACACATGGTTCGAGTTTTGTAATGATATTACTTTTATTTTGTTTTGCAGTTATTCATAGTGGTGGAGCGGCTTTAAGGGTGAAAGCAGAAAGTGTAATTGGAGCAAGAGCATGGAGATTGATTTTTGCTTTTGCAAGTATTCCTTCAGCAGTTATTTTGGTGGGCTATTTTATTGCCCATCGTTACGACGGATTTAGATTTTGGAATTTGCAAGGGGTTAGTGAGCTAATTCCATTGATTTGGATTTTGAGTGCAATTAGTTTTCTTTTCCTATACCCAGCTACATATAACCTTTTAGAAATACCAGCTGTTCTGAAACCTAAAGTTAGAATTTATGCTACTGGGATTATTAGAGTCACTCGCCATCCACAGGCAATAGGTCAAATTATTTGGTGTTTTGCGCATTTACTTTGGATAGGCACAAGTTTTACTCTTGTGACTTGCTTGGGATTGATTGCTCATCATTTATTTGCCATCTGGCATGGTGATAGAAGACTTAGCCTCAAATTCGGACAAGAATTTGAGGATGTGAAGAAAAGAACATCGGTCGTTCCATTTTTAGCTGTGTTGGATGGACGACAAAAATTACAAATAAAAGAATTTCTCAGGCCCTCTCAAATGGGCATTCTCATTGCAGTGTTTTTTTTCTGGTGGTCTCACAAATTTATTTCTGTTGGAGCGCAGAGATTTCTCTCTTTTGATTTAACTGAATTACTAGCAAGAATTGCCTAA
- the pds gene encoding 15-cis-phytoene desaturase, which produces MRVAIAGAGLAGLSCAKYLADAGHTPFVYEARNVLGGKVAAWKDDDGDWYETGLHIFFGAYPNMLQLFKELDIEDRLQWKSHSMIFNQPEEPGTYSRFDFPDLPAPINGVAAILSNNDMLSWPEKISFGLGLVPAMLRGQNYVEDCDKYSWTEWLKKQNIPERVNDEVFIAMSKALNFIGPDEISSTVLLTALNRFLQEKNGSKMAFLDGAPPERLCQPIVDHIRTLGGDVFLNSPLKKINLKEDGSVENFLIGSAKEPQGKEIQADAYVSAMPVDIFKTILPNEWASQDIFRKLEGLKGVPVINIHLWFDRKLTNIDHLLFSRSPLLSVYADMSITCKEYEDPNRSMLELVFAPAKDWIGRKDEEIIDATMQELKKLFPMHFSGDNQAKLRKYKVIKTPKSVYKAVPGCQDLRPDQKTPIRNFFLTGDYTMQKYLASMEGAVLSGKICAEKIQISTDIGSSTS; this is translated from the coding sequence ATGCGCGTAGCAATCGCTGGAGCCGGATTGGCAGGACTCTCATGTGCAAAATACTTAGCCGATGCTGGTCATACGCCATTTGTTTATGAAGCACGAAACGTACTTGGCGGAAAAGTTGCTGCCTGGAAAGATGATGATGGTGACTGGTATGAGACTGGATTACATATATTTTTTGGAGCTTATCCAAATATGCTCCAGCTTTTTAAAGAACTAGATATTGAAGATCGTCTTCAATGGAAAAGTCATTCCATGATTTTCAACCAACCAGAAGAACCTGGCACATATAGCCGTTTCGACTTCCCTGATCTTCCTGCTCCAATAAATGGAGTGGCAGCGATTTTAAGCAACAATGACATGCTTAGCTGGCCAGAAAAAATTTCGTTTGGACTGGGACTAGTACCAGCTATGTTGCGTGGCCAAAATTATGTAGAGGATTGTGATAAGTACTCTTGGACGGAATGGCTGAAAAAACAAAATATCCCCGAAAGAGTCAATGATGAAGTTTTTATAGCCATGAGTAAGGCACTTAATTTTATAGGTCCTGATGAAATTTCCTCAACAGTATTGCTAACTGCATTAAACCGCTTCTTACAAGAAAAAAACGGATCAAAAATGGCATTTCTTGATGGAGCGCCACCAGAACGACTTTGTCAACCAATTGTGGATCACATCAGAACTTTAGGAGGCGACGTATTTTTAAATAGCCCACTAAAAAAAATCAATTTAAAAGAAGATGGATCTGTTGAAAATTTCTTAATAGGTAGTGCCAAAGAACCTCAGGGGAAAGAAATCCAAGCAGACGCATATGTCAGCGCAATGCCCGTTGATATTTTCAAAACAATTTTGCCCAATGAATGGGCCTCTCAAGATATTTTCAGAAAACTTGAGGGACTGAAAGGAGTCCCAGTTATTAATATTCATCTTTGGTTCGATCGAAAACTTACAAATATTGATCACCTGTTATTCAGTAGATCTCCTCTTTTAAGTGTTTATGCCGACATGAGCATAACTTGTAAAGAATATGAAGATCCCAATCGTTCAATGCTTGAATTAGTTTTTGCTCCTGCAAAAGACTGGATCGGTCGTAAAGACGAGGAAATAATTGATGCAACAATGCAAGAATTGAAGAAACTTTTTCCCATGCATTTCTCTGGGGACAATCAAGCTAAATTGAGAAAATATAAAGTAATAAAAACACCAAAATCAGTCTACAAAGCTGTTCCTGGATGCCAAGATTTAAGACCTGACCAAAAGACTCCAATAAGAAACTTTTTCTTAACTGGTGATTATACAATGCAAAAATACCTCGCTTCCATGGAAGGTGCAGTCCTAAGTGGAAAAATATGTGCAGAAAAAATCCAAATCTCGACTGACATAGGTTCTTCTACGTCTTAA
- a CDS encoding LysR family transcriptional regulator codes for MAEIPFTLDQLRILKAIVDEGSFKKAADSLFVTQPAVSLQVQNLEKQLDIAIFDRGGRKAQLTEAGKLLLNYCEKILGECLETCKAVEDLNNLKGGSIIIGASQTTGTYLMPRMIGVFRQKYPEVSVQLQIHSTRRTGWSVANGQIDIAIIGGQLPLELNELLEVIPFATDELALVLPTNHPLAKSKELTKEDLYSLRFITLDNQSTTRKVLDQLLSSSGLDVQRLHIEMELNSLEAIKNAVQSNLGAAFLPVVSIERELSGGSIHRPIVADLEVKRELKVITNPGRYSSRAAEAFTRDILPLFASSFSPLFNPQN; via the coding sequence ATGGCCGAGATTCCATTCACTCTTGATCAACTAAGAATCCTCAAAGCAATCGTTGATGAGGGGAGCTTCAAAAAAGCTGCAGATAGTCTCTTTGTGACTCAACCGGCTGTAAGTTTGCAAGTGCAAAATCTTGAAAAACAACTAGATATTGCAATATTTGATAGAGGTGGAAGAAAAGCCCAACTAACTGAAGCTGGAAAGCTTCTTCTAAATTATTGTGAGAAAATTTTAGGAGAATGCCTAGAGACTTGCAAAGCAGTTGAAGATTTAAATAATCTCAAAGGGGGATCCATCATTATTGGTGCTAGCCAAACTACTGGTACTTACTTGATGCCAAGGATGATAGGAGTTTTCAGACAAAAGTATCCAGAAGTTTCTGTTCAACTTCAAATTCATAGCACTAGAAGAACAGGATGGAGTGTTGCTAATGGCCAGATAGACATAGCTATTATCGGAGGCCAACTGCCATTAGAATTAAATGAATTATTAGAAGTTATTCCTTTTGCAACAGATGAGTTAGCCCTTGTTTTACCTACTAATCATCCATTAGCAAAGTCAAAAGAACTTACAAAAGAAGATCTATATAGTCTTAGGTTTATCACCTTAGACAATCAATCAACCACAAGAAAAGTCCTAGATCAACTATTGTCCTCTTCAGGATTAGACGTACAGAGGTTACATATAGAAATGGAATTAAACTCTCTTGAAGCTATAAAAAATGCTGTTCAATCAAATCTAGGAGCAGCTTTTCTCCCCGTAGTATCAATTGAAAGAGAATTATCCGGAGGCAGTATTCACAGACCAATCGTGGCAGATTTAGAAGTCAAAAGAGAACTGAAAGTAATCACCAATCCTGGCAGATATTCATCTAGAGCTGCAGAAGCATTCACACGAGACATATTACCTCTATTTGCTAGTTCATTTTCACCACTATTTAATCCTCAAAATTAA
- the fabD gene encoding ACP S-malonyltransferase has protein sequence MTIAWVFPGQGSQKLGMANSLQDLPGSRERFELASQILGRDLWKICSGEVAPNEEIYDLNDTRNTQPALFVVESLLVDDLKRQGRETHMIAGHSLGEIVGLYSADVLDAKTALILLKKRSELMAAAGGGAMIAVMGFDRDELDDLIRETEGASIANDNSESQVVLSGSPEAVRKVADNLKCKRAIPLKVSGAFHSIFMTEASKSFNEELDQVTFQDSQVPVLSNVDPTPTVNGDILKDRLKKQMTTGVRWRETMQVMQNKGITTMVEIGPGNVLSGLAKRSMKGTMTSQISNASDLGY, from the coding sequence ATGACTATTGCCTGGGTCTTTCCTGGACAAGGCTCTCAAAAATTAGGTATGGCAAATTCTTTGCAAGACTTGCCTGGTTCTAGAGAAAGATTTGAATTAGCCTCTCAAATTCTTGGAAGAGATCTTTGGAAAATCTGTTCTGGTGAAGTGGCTCCAAATGAAGAAATATATGACTTAAACGATACTAGAAACACTCAACCTGCACTTTTTGTTGTTGAGTCACTATTGGTTGATGATTTAAAAAGACAAGGAAGAGAAACCCACATGATTGCAGGCCATAGTCTCGGAGAAATAGTTGGTCTTTACTCAGCAGATGTTTTAGATGCGAAGACAGCGTTAATACTTTTAAAAAAAAGATCTGAATTGATGGCAGCGGCAGGAGGAGGAGCAATGATTGCAGTAATGGGATTTGATCGAGATGAATTAGATGATTTGATCAGAGAAACTGAGGGTGCATCCATAGCTAATGACAATAGTGAATCTCAAGTTGTTTTATCTGGTTCACCTGAAGCAGTGAGGAAAGTGGCTGATAATTTAAAATGTAAAAGAGCTATTCCTTTAAAAGTTTCTGGTGCTTTTCACTCAATATTTATGACTGAAGCTTCTAAAAGCTTTAACGAAGAACTTGATCAAGTAACTTTTCAAGATTCGCAAGTTCCTGTGCTTAGCAATGTTGATCCAACTCCAACTGTAAATGGTGACATATTGAAAGATCGCCTAAAAAAACAAATGACCACAGGTGTTAGATGGAGAGAGACTATGCAGGTGATGCAAAATAAAGGGATAACAACAATGGTTGAGATTGGACCTGGGAACGTGCTTAGCGGTCTTGCTAAACGATCAATGAAAGGGACAATGACTAGTCAAATATCAAATGCCAGTGATTTGGGTTATTGA
- a CDS encoding lysophospholipid acyltransferase family protein, producing MPRQSFVYACVSYLFVFPIFRFLFRGQTKGISNLPNTGGVVIVSNHGSHLDPPILGHALGRPVAFMAKSELFNVPLLSFIISACGAYPVKRGAGDREALRNASNRLVEGWATGVFLDGTRQENGRVNDPKAGAALLAARTGSPILPVAIVNSHRAFPKGSLLPRFVSIHLRVGELIQPPKTRKREDLTSTTKEIQISINSMLDQGLIKNI from the coding sequence ATGCCTCGACAAAGTTTTGTTTATGCTTGCGTAAGTTATCTCTTTGTTTTTCCGATTTTTCGTTTTTTGTTTAGAGGTCAAACGAAAGGGATTTCGAATTTACCTAATACAGGTGGGGTTGTCATTGTATCTAATCACGGTTCTCACCTGGACCCTCCGATTTTGGGCCATGCTTTGGGCAGACCAGTAGCTTTTATGGCAAAATCTGAACTTTTCAATGTGCCTCTTTTGTCATTCATAATTTCTGCTTGTGGTGCCTATCCAGTTAAGAGGGGTGCTGGAGATAGAGAAGCACTAAGAAATGCTTCTAATCGATTAGTTGAAGGTTGGGCTACAGGTGTATTTTTGGATGGAACCAGACAAGAAAATGGAAGAGTTAATGATCCTAAAGCAGGCGCTGCTCTATTGGCTGCGAGGACAGGTTCTCCTATTCTTCCTGTGGCAATAGTTAATAGTCACAGAGCTTTTCCAAAAGGATCCCTTCTTCCCCGATTTGTATCTATTCATTTAAGAGTTGGTGAATTAATCCAACCTCCTAAAACACGTAAAAGAGAAGATTTAACATCAACAACTAAAGAAATTCAAATATCTATAAATTCAATGTTGGATCAAGGCCTTATAAAGAATATTTGA
- a CDS encoding DUF3172 domain-containing protein, protein MNQGPYNRRPSSRRRSDLARRQEGNRFNSRKDSNVRDQYESRGSRFQSSGPSGGGGGGIKINSNSIAILAGVLVIGVGIGSLITSTTSGGQGNIASQQQLDMAVPDPDFCRQYGASAFVIDVEMYTTLNPSTSFVTQPALQPGCVIRRENWTVLQKQGAINNEDVRECKQRMNTFAYIGSIRDQPIVRCVYQADVNENKFIIRGAEEDAVGINKEAIQF, encoded by the coding sequence ATGAATCAAGGTCCTTATAATCGAAGGCCATCATCTCGTAGAAGATCAGATTTGGCGAGAAGACAAGAAGGGAACAGATTTAATTCTAGAAAAGATTCAAATGTTAGAGACCAATATGAATCAAGAGGAAGTCGATTTCAATCGTCAGGGCCCTCAGGTGGAGGCGGAGGTGGTATAAAAATAAACTCTAATTCTATTGCCATTTTGGCTGGAGTATTGGTAATTGGCGTTGGTATAGGAAGCCTCATCACAAGCACAACTTCAGGTGGCCAGGGGAATATTGCAAGTCAGCAACAATTGGATATGGCAGTTCCGGATCCCGACTTTTGCAGGCAATACGGTGCAAGCGCCTTTGTGATCGATGTTGAAATGTATACGACCTTAAACCCTTCTACAAGCTTTGTGACACAACCTGCTCTTCAGCCAGGTTGTGTCATTAGAAGAGAAAATTGGACTGTTTTGCAAAAGCAAGGAGCCATAAATAATGAAGATGTTAGAGAATGTAAGCAAAGAATGAATACATTTGCCTATATAGGTTCAATTAGGGACCAGCCAATTGTGCGTTGCGTTTATCAAGCAGATGTTAACGAAAATAAATTTATAATTAGAGGTGCTGAAGAAGATGCTGTTGGTATAAATAAAGAGGCTATACAATTTTAA
- a CDS encoding phytoene synthase — protein MAQPSLNLEDAYEACRKETAQWAKTFYLGTMLLPPAKRRAIWAIYVWCRRTDELMDSTEAQKKSRNELSDRLNQWEDKTKNIFAGNTQDDLDAVLADTLQKFPQSIQPYIDMIEGQRMDLDTTRYKTFEELELYCYRVAGTVGLMTQGVIGIDAAYTRNPNLPPPDTSRAAIALGIANQLTNILRDVGEDRGRGRIYLPLEDLKKFNYSEEDLFKGTINENWKALMAFQLARARDWFQKSEEGIKWLSIDARWPIWTSLRLYSGILNSIEKIDYDVFSNRAYVKGWVKAVNLPISYLITINDEKYKLRTLIN, from the coding sequence TTGGCGCAGCCTTCTTTGAATCTAGAGGATGCCTACGAGGCTTGCAGAAAAGAAACTGCACAATGGGCTAAGACCTTCTACCTGGGTACTATGTTGCTGCCCCCTGCTAAACGCAGAGCAATCTGGGCTATTTATGTTTGGTGCCGAAGAACAGATGAGCTAATGGACAGCACTGAAGCTCAAAAAAAATCTCGAAATGAGTTATCAGATAGACTCAACCAATGGGAAGACAAAACAAAAAATATTTTTGCTGGTAATACTCAAGATGATCTTGATGCTGTCTTAGCCGATACTCTTCAAAAATTTCCTCAGTCTATTCAGCCTTACATAGATATGATTGAAGGCCAAAGAATGGATTTAGATACAACCAGATATAAAACCTTTGAAGAACTTGAACTTTACTGTTATCGAGTCGCTGGAACTGTTGGGTTAATGACGCAAGGCGTAATAGGTATTGATGCTGCCTATACCCGTAATCCAAATTTGCCACCTCCTGATACTTCACGAGCAGCAATAGCTCTAGGAATCGCGAATCAATTAACCAATATTCTTAGAGATGTTGGAGAAGATAGAGGGAGAGGACGAATTTATTTGCCATTAGAGGATTTGAAAAAATTTAATTACTCCGAAGAAGATCTATTCAAAGGAACAATTAATGAAAACTGGAAAGCTTTAATGGCTTTTCAATTAGCCAGAGCTAGAGATTGGTTCCAGAAATCTGAAGAAGGCATCAAATGGCTATCAATAGATGCAAGGTGGCCTATATGGACATCATTAAGGTTATATAGCGGAATATTAAATTCAATTGAAAAAATTGATTATGACGTCTTCAGCAATCGAGCTTATGTAAAGGGATGGGTAAAAGCTGTAAACCTACCCATCTCCTATCTAATAACCATCAACGATGAAAAATATAAACTTAGAACACTAATTAATTGA
- a CDS encoding CCA tRNA nucleotidyltransferase: protein MISKDTLLSNDLFGDLNPRDWPISISDLPPGSALVGGSVRDALLNKLSQKPDLDFVIPTNAINFSENLSKKINGTFIKLDEKRDIARLVINGWTLDFARQVGENLQDDLLRRDFRINAIALRLTGKPEIFDPTGGINDLKSKKIVAISEKNLLDDPLRILRGFRFMCELDFELEKKTKTFLKNNVDKLSNIAPERMKMEILKIVNSKWNSSVWKTYLELQLLNEWNDNNFPYIELERKDISTKNLIFGSFLSKLIFLLSDEGLSRLTFSKNQIKRCKNLRFWVHKINKLDDLSEDERFQLHIDLEEDLPSFILFLKERDSSPWLKRWKDPHDPLFHPSAPFDGHLLQKAFGIPPGPFLGELIRYLSREKAYGRISTNNEAMEVARKWTLENSPFL, encoded by the coding sequence TTGATAAGTAAGGACACATTACTATCAAATGATCTTTTTGGAGATTTAAATCCAAGAGATTGGCCCATATCAATATCTGACTTACCTCCTGGCAGTGCCTTGGTCGGCGGTTCAGTCAGAGATGCATTATTGAACAAATTGAGTCAAAAACCTGATTTGGATTTTGTAATACCAACAAATGCCATTAATTTCAGCGAAAACTTATCTAAAAAGATTAATGGCACATTTATAAAGCTTGATGAAAAAAGAGATATTGCTCGACTAGTGATTAATGGTTGGACCCTGGATTTTGCTCGACAAGTTGGAGAAAATCTCCAAGATGATTTACTAAGACGTGATTTTCGAATTAATGCAATTGCTTTAAGGCTTACAGGAAAACCAGAGATTTTTGATCCAACTGGAGGAATTAATGATTTAAAAAGTAAGAAAATAGTTGCAATTAGTGAAAAGAACTTACTTGACGACCCTTTGAGGATTCTTAGGGGGTTTCGATTTATGTGTGAATTAGATTTTGAGTTAGAGAAAAAAACTAAAACGTTTCTCAAAAATAATGTGGATAAATTAAGTAATATTGCACCTGAGAGGATGAAAATGGAGATCTTAAAAATAGTTAATTCAAAATGGAATTCTTCAGTTTGGAAAACATATTTAGAACTTCAATTATTGAACGAATGGAATGATAATAATTTCCCTTATATTGAATTGGAAAGAAAAGATATTTCTACGAAAAATCTAATATTTGGAAGCTTTTTATCGAAACTAATTTTTTTACTTAGTGATGAGGGCTTGTCTCGTTTGACCTTTAGTAAAAATCAAATAAAAAGATGTAAGAACCTTAGATTCTGGGTTCATAAAATTAATAAATTAGATGATCTTTCCGAAGATGAAAGATTTCAACTTCACATTGATTTGGAAGAGGATTTGCCCTCTTTCATCCTTTTTTTGAAAGAAAGGGATTCAAGTCCTTGGTTAAAACGCTGGAAAGACCCCCACGATCCCCTCTTTCACCCCTCTGCGCCTTTTGATGGCCATTTGCTTCAAAAAGCTTTTGGAATCCCTCCTGGTCCGTTCTTAGGCGAACTTATTAGGTATCTTTCCAGGGAAAAAGCTTATGGGAGAATCTCCACAAACAATGAGGCTATGGAGGTCGCTCGTAAATGGACCCTAGAGAATTCCCCCTTTTTGTGA
- a CDS encoding Ycf34 family protein produces the protein MCICVDCAWVDRCKTYYTVEEHHQVKHLSKNPDFQGTNPKIHINIIDMPDSETGIEWDVRGCDSFHQDLGKWSRLRPGEEIPK, from the coding sequence ATGTGCATCTGTGTTGATTGTGCTTGGGTAGATAGATGTAAGACCTACTACACAGTTGAAGAACATCACCAAGTCAAACACCTTTCCAAAAATCCAGATTTTCAAGGCACAAACCCCAAAATACACATCAATATTATTGACATGCCAGATAGCGAAACAGGCATTGAATGGGATGTAAGAGGGTGCGATAGTTTTCACCAAGATCTAGGGAAATGGAGCAGGCTTCGTCCTGGGGAAGAAATTCCAAAATAA
- a CDS encoding RNA recognition motif domain-containing protein yields the protein MSVRLYIGNLPQNVNVKELEALLTSIGEGIKFKAVFDRDTKACRGFGFANIKDENVANELIEKLNGQEFNGNKLRVERSERKDSNSGNSRRGGNANNGNKGSSRKDVKKVVHSDAPMKEAPDPRWAGELSKLKDLLANQKTPA from the coding sequence ATGAGTGTTCGTCTTTACATCGGTAATTTGCCGCAGAATGTCAATGTTAAAGAACTTGAAGCCCTCCTAACATCTATTGGAGAAGGCATCAAATTTAAAGCTGTTTTCGATAGAGATACCAAAGCTTGCAGGGGATTTGGGTTCGCGAATATTAAAGATGAGAATGTTGCAAATGAGCTTATTGAAAAATTAAATGGTCAAGAATTTAATGGTAATAAATTGAGGGTTGAGCGTTCTGAGCGTAAAGATTCAAATTCCGGAAATTCAAGACGAGGAGGGAACGCCAATAATGGAAATAAAGGTTCTAGTCGTAAAGATGTTAAGAAAGTTGTACATAGCGATGCGCCAATGAAAGAAGCTCCAGATCCAAGATGGGCTGGAGAACTATCAAAATTAAAAGATCTTTTAGCTAATCAAAAAACTCCCGCTTAA